From the Juglans microcarpa x Juglans regia isolate MS1-56 chromosome 7D, Jm3101_v1.0, whole genome shotgun sequence genome, the window atatatatatgctgtttTAGACTATGATCACAAGGAGATCATCATAATATCATATGTATTTATCTGCCGCCATGGTTATACAGAAGAATATGAGCGAAGGCAAGAAAACCAGAGGCCGACAAAGGATAGAAATCAAGGAACTGGCGGAGGAAAGCAAAAAACAAGTAACTTTCTCGAAGCGCCGTGCCGGCCTCTTCAAGAAAGCCGGCGAGCTTTGTGTCTTGTGCGGCGCGGAAGTGGCCATCATCGTGTTCTCTCCGCATAACAACGTGTTCTGCTTCGGCCACCCAGATGTTGAAACTGTGCTCGACCGCTATCTCACTGGAAATCATTCATCCTTCTCGCGCACGAGTTCGTCTGATTTGCTCGACCAGAACCTCAATAACGTTAATAATGTGGGTGCAGCGGAGTTGATGAACATACAATATGCGGAGGCGCAGGAGGAGTTGGAAAGGGAGAAGAAGCGGCTAGTGGAGATAGAGGAGGaggtgaagaggaagaagatggagaacAATGGGGAGTACTTGTGGTGGGAGGAGGCGGTGCTTGAGAATATGGAGTTGGAAGAGATGGAGCACTACATGAGTGCTTTGCA encodes:
- the LOC121238678 gene encoding agamous-like MADS-box protein AGL61 isoform X1, coding for MYLSAAMVIQKNMSEGKKTRGRQRIEIKELAEESKKQVTFSKRRAGLFKKAGELCVLCGAEVAIIVFSPHNNVFCFGHPDVETVLDRYLTGNHSSFSRTSSSDLLDQNLNNVNNVGAAELMNIQYAEAQEELEREKKRLVEIEEEVKRKKMENNGEYLWWEEAVLENMELEEMEHYMSALQEMRWKVGSRLEQFRMMRSATHDACAWDSWGTMLL
- the LOC121238678 gene encoding agamous-like MADS-box protein AGL61 isoform X2, whose protein sequence is MSEGKKTRGRQRIEIKELAEESKKQVTFSKRRAGLFKKAGELCVLCGAEVAIIVFSPHNNVFCFGHPDVETVLDRYLTGNHSSFSRTSSSDLLDQNLNNVNNVGAAELMNIQYAEAQEELEREKKRLVEIEEEVKRKKMENNGEYLWWEEAVLENMELEEMEHYMSALQEMRWKVGSRLEQFRMMRSATHDACAWDSWGTMLL